The following coding sequences are from one Actinomycetota bacterium window:
- a CDS encoding acyl-CoA dehydrogenase family protein, producing the protein MDFSLTKEQVELKEEYKIFAQKEIAPIAFDVDEKAQFSFDSLKKLAEIGFLGLVYPKEYGGQGKTLLEAIIAVEELAKECPSTTLSCGVSSTLFAYHIFNFGTNAQKEKYIPKVIKGEIIGAWALTEPEAGSDAASITTTAVKKNGNYIINGTKIFISNAPIANVVIVMAKTDPEKGARGISAIIVEKDAPGFNKGIILDKMGFRGLQVGELIFENCTVSEENLLGKEGLGFLQAMKVLEQGRVAVAGVGVAIAQACLEESVTRSNKRIQFGKPISNFQLIQQKLADMKARIDASRLLTYKAACLISNKKPCAVESSVAKLFSTETANFCANEAVQIFGGYGYIKKYKDRYKIERMYRD; encoded by the coding sequence ATGGATTTTTCATTAACAAAAGAGCAAGTAGAGCTAAAAGAAGAATATAAAATTTTTGCTCAAAAAGAAATTGCACCTATAGCATTCGATGTTGATGAGAAGGCGCAATTTTCATTTGATAGCTTAAAAAAATTGGCTGAGATTGGTTTTTTAGGACTTGTTTATCCTAAAGAATATGGGGGGCAGGGTAAAACTCTCCTTGAAGCAATAATTGCAGTTGAAGAGTTAGCAAAAGAATGTCCTTCCACAACACTGTCGTGTGGAGTAAGCTCAACCCTTTTTGCATATCATATATTTAATTTTGGAACTAATGCTCAAAAAGAAAAATATATTCCAAAAGTAATAAAAGGTGAAATTATCGGAGCATGGGCGTTAACAGAACCTGAAGCAGGTAGTGATGCAGCTTCAATTACTACAACAGCTGTAAAGAAAAATGGTAATTATATAATAAATGGAACCAAGATATTTATCAGTAATGCTCCAATTGCTAATGTAGTAATAGTCATGGCAAAAACAGATCCAGAAAAAGGAGCAAGAGGGATCAGTGCCATAATTGTTGAAAAAGATGCCCCTGGTTTTAATAAGGGAATTATATTAGATAAAATGGGTTTTAGAGGACTTCAGGTTGGAGAACTAATATTTGAAAATTGCACAGTATCTGAAGAAAATCTACTTGGAAAAGAAGGATTGGGTTTTTTACAAGCTATGAAAGTACTTGAGCAAGGTAGAGTCGCTGTTGCTGGTGTTGGTGTAGCCATTGCACAGGCATGTTTAGAAGAGTCTGTTACAAGATCCAACAAGAGAATACAATTTGGAAAACCAATTTCAAATTTTCAGCTTATTCAACAAAAATTAGCAGACATGAAAGCAAGAATAGATGCTTCAAGACTTTTAACATATAAGGCAGCATGCCTTATCAGTAATAAAAAACCTTGTGCAGTTGAATCATCAGTAGCAAAACTCTTTTCTACAGAGACTGCAAACTTCTGTGCAAATGAAGCTGTTCAGATTTTTGGTGGATATGGATATATTAAAAAGTATAAGGACAGATATAAAATAGAGAGAATGTATCGTGAT